A window from Zingiber officinale cultivar Zhangliang chromosome 7A, Zo_v1.1, whole genome shotgun sequence encodes these proteins:
- the LOC122001654 gene encoding eukaryotic translation initiation factor 4B3-like produces MAASVSAWLKPGGWALDAEEHDAALAVGNDLNVSSLELEPQQQDFPSLATAAASKTSKKKKKPQPVSLAEFTSGKPVSYGAGRRALSSAALTPDELLALPTGPRERSAEELERSSSRGFGYSYGSRDRTNGEETNPDRWGASRVSDEPRRGGFGGFNRDLEPSRADEIDDWGASKKSSVPERRERVGGGKGPLFESHSRADESDNWTSTKSAAPPRAAGGGGGFVGSRDRMSGFDMLNKDESTGGRADSDTWGRKKDFTTADAWKKEEDVSNGPRRRLVLQPRSLPLSNGDNIKPVQGETHIVSPEKKSRASNPFGAARPREEVLAEKGQDWKEIEEKLEFTKIRDAQCESVSVSKKGFGTSNGSTDSENSWRKPLTTETSPRNDKAENTVPEN; encoded by the exons ATGGCGGCTTCGGTGTCGGCGTGGTTGAAGCCTGGGGGGTGGGCGTTGGACGCCGAGGAGCACGACGCAGCCCTTGCCGTCGGCAATGATCTCAACGTCTCCTCCTTGGAGTTGGAGCCGCAGCAGCAAGACTTCCCCTCCCTCGCTACAGCCGCCGCTTCCAAGacctcgaagaagaagaagaagccgcaGCCCGTCTCCCTCGCCGAGTTCACCTCCGGTAAGCCGGTCTCCTACGGCGCCGGCCGCCGCGCCCTTTCTTCCGCCGCGCTCACCCCTGACGAGCTCCTCGCCCTGCCCACCGGCCCCCGCGAGCGCTCAGCCGAGGAGCTCGAGCGGTCATCGTCCCGCGGGTTCGGGTACTCCTACGGCTCCCGAGATCGGACGAATGGGGAGGAGACCAACCCTGACCGCTGGGGCGCGAGTAGGGTTTCTGACGAGCCCAGGAGGGGTGGATTTGGCGGATTCAACCGGGATCTTGAGCCGTCCCGCGCTGACGAGATCGATGACTGGGGCGCATCCAAGAAGTCTTCCGTGCCGGAAAGGAGGGAGAGGGTAGGCGGCGGAAAGGGGCCCCTCTTTGAGTCGCATTCTAGGGCAGATGAATCCGATAACTGGACCTCAACCAAAAGTGCCGCCCCGCCTAGGGccgccggcggcggcggcggattcGTTGGATCCAGAGATAGAATGAGTGGTTTCGATATGCTTAACAAGGACGAATCCACTGGCGGCCGGGCCGACTCTGATACATGGGGAAGAAAGAAGGATTTCACGACTGCTGATGCATGGAAAAAGGAAGAGGATGTAAGCAACGGCCCAAGGCGTAGGCTTGTGTTACAGCCCCGCTCCTTGCCTCTATCCAATGGAGACAACATCAAACCAGTCCAAGGTGAGACACACATAGTATCCCCGGAGAAGAAGAGCAGGGCGTCGAATCCCTTCGGGGCAGCTCGGCCACGAGAAGAGGTTTTAGCAGAAAAGGGACAAGATTGGAAGGAGATTGAAGAGAAACTTGAATTCACGAAGATCCGTGATGCTCAGTGCGAAAGTGTTTCTGTTAGCAAGAAGGGATTTGGAACTAGTAATGGAAGCACAGATAGTGAGAATTCTTGGAGGAAGCCTCTTACAACTGAGACTTCTCCTAG GAATGACAAGGCTGAGAACACAGTGCCTGAAAACTGA